Proteins encoded within one genomic window of Amycolatopsis nigrescens CSC17Ta-90:
- a CDS encoding acyl-CoA dehydrogenase family protein: MPTTHEVTNQVPPLVGYDVADDPALLEGLRREGGDWAEPELRELGRRAGGEQAQEWGRLVDENKPALRTHDRYGHRIDEVEFHPYWHELMKVAVSHGLHGTPWRENRPGAHVARAAKVFVWGQVDAGHTCPISMTYAAIPALRHSPELAAVYEPLLAAKEYDYGLREPSTKRGLIAGMSMTEKQGGSDVRANTTTARPAGDGSYVLVGHKWFTSAPMSDLFLTLAQAPGGLSCFLLPRVLPDGTRNPIRLQRLKDKLGNRSNASSEIEYDNAVGWLVGEEGRGVKTIIEMVNNTRLDCALGSASAMRTGVVRAVHHTTHRSAFGKPLVDQPLMANVLADLAVEAEAATTVGMRLAGATDRQDDPAEQAFRRLGLAVTKYWVCKRAPAHAAEALECFGGNGYVEESGMPRLYREAPLMSIWEGSGNVAALDALRAMAKQPESVEAFFTEVGHATGADARLDDAVERLRKEFTDFTDMEYRARRVVESMAVVLQGSLLVRHGHPAVADAFCASRFAGDWGIAFGTLPTGVDTAAIIERAGAGQ; this comes from the coding sequence ATGCCCACCACCCATGAAGTGACCAACCAGGTGCCGCCGCTGGTCGGCTACGACGTCGCCGACGACCCGGCCCTGCTGGAGGGCCTGCGCCGGGAGGGTGGCGACTGGGCCGAGCCCGAGCTGCGCGAGCTCGGCCGCCGGGCCGGTGGCGAGCAGGCGCAGGAATGGGGCCGGCTGGTCGACGAGAACAAGCCGGCGCTGCGCACGCACGACCGGTACGGCCACCGGATCGACGAGGTCGAGTTCCACCCGTACTGGCACGAGCTGATGAAGGTCGCGGTGTCGCACGGGCTGCACGGCACGCCGTGGCGCGAGAACCGGCCCGGCGCGCATGTCGCCCGCGCGGCGAAGGTGTTCGTCTGGGGCCAGGTCGATGCCGGGCACACCTGTCCGATTTCGATGACCTACGCGGCGATCCCCGCGCTTCGCCACAGCCCGGAGCTGGCGGCGGTCTACGAGCCGCTGCTGGCGGCCAAGGAGTACGACTACGGGCTGCGCGAGCCGAGCACCAAGCGCGGGCTGATCGCGGGCATGTCGATGACCGAGAAGCAGGGCGGCTCGGACGTGCGCGCGAACACCACCACCGCGCGGCCCGCCGGGGACGGCAGCTACGTGCTCGTCGGGCACAAGTGGTTCACCTCGGCACCGATGTCGGACCTGTTCCTCACCCTCGCGCAGGCGCCGGGCGGGCTGTCCTGCTTCCTGCTGCCGCGGGTGCTGCCGGACGGCACGCGCAACCCGATCCGCCTGCAGCGCCTGAAGGACAAGCTGGGCAACCGGTCCAACGCGTCCTCGGAGATCGAGTACGACAACGCGGTCGGCTGGCTCGTCGGCGAAGAGGGCCGCGGCGTGAAGACCATCATCGAGATGGTCAACAACACCAGGCTGGACTGCGCGCTCGGCAGCGCCTCCGCGATGCGCACCGGTGTGGTGCGCGCGGTGCACCACACCACGCACCGCAGCGCCTTCGGCAAGCCGCTGGTCGACCAGCCGCTGATGGCGAACGTGCTGGCGGACCTCGCGGTGGAGGCCGAAGCGGCGACCACGGTCGGCATGCGGCTGGCCGGCGCGACCGACCGCCAGGACGACCCGGCCGAGCAGGCCTTCCGCCGGCTCGGACTGGCGGTGACGAAGTACTGGGTGTGCAAACGCGCCCCGGCGCACGCCGCCGAAGCGCTGGAATGCTTCGGCGGCAACGGTTACGTCGAAGAGTCCGGGATGCCGCGGCTGTACCGGGAGGCGCCGCTGATGTCCATTTGGGAGGGTTCGGGCAACGTGGCCGCGCTGGATGCCTTGCGCGCCATGGCGAAGCAGCCGGAGTCGGTGGAGGCGTTCTTCACCGAGGTGGGACACGCGACCGGCGCGGACGCCCGGCTGGACGACGCGGTCGAGCGGCTGCGCAAGGAGTTCACCGACTTCACCGACATGGAGTACCGGGCCCGCCGGGTGGTCGAGTCGATGGCCGTCGTGCTGCAGGGTTCGCTGCTGGTGCGGCACGGGCATCCGGCGGTGGCCGACGCGTTCTGCGCGTCCCGGTTCGCCGGCGACTGGGGCATCGCCTTCGGCACGCTGCCCACCGGGGTGGACACCGCCGCGATCATCGAGCGGGCCGGGGCCGGTCAGTGA
- a CDS encoding crotonase/enoyl-CoA hydratase family protein, with amino-acid sequence MTPIRTETEDGVRSIVLARPERYNTITPELRDALAAAVDEADADPEVRVMLLRADGPAFCAGYGLDWSTEMQAAEDGSDTVWDSAMDYRLMSSFVDVYMKLWYAAKPTIAAVHGWCIAGGTDLVLCSDVIVAAENAVFGYPPARVWGTPTTAMWVYRMGFEKAKRYLLTGDEIPARTAADIGLIAECVPDDELPAHAMALAKRMAKLPGNQLEMLKLLCNQTVENMGFASSRTLGTFLDGVARHTREGRDFVARAGAIGFRQAVRERDDPFGDYGSRPQRTQEG; translated from the coding sequence GTGACCCCCATCCGCACCGAGACCGAGGACGGGGTCCGGTCGATCGTCCTGGCCAGGCCGGAGCGCTACAACACGATCACCCCGGAACTTCGTGATGCGCTGGCCGCGGCCGTCGACGAGGCGGACGCCGATCCCGAAGTGCGGGTGATGCTGCTGCGCGCGGACGGCCCTGCGTTCTGCGCCGGCTACGGGCTGGACTGGTCCACCGAGATGCAGGCCGCCGAGGACGGCTCGGACACGGTCTGGGACTCGGCGATGGACTACCGGCTGATGTCGTCCTTCGTAGATGTGTACATGAAGCTCTGGTACGCGGCTAAGCCGACGATCGCCGCGGTACACGGCTGGTGTATTGCCGGTGGCACCGACCTGGTGCTCTGCTCGGACGTGATCGTGGCCGCGGAGAACGCGGTGTTCGGCTACCCGCCGGCCAGGGTGTGGGGCACCCCGACCACCGCGATGTGGGTGTACCGGATGGGCTTCGAGAAAGCGAAGCGCTACCTGCTCACCGGCGACGAGATTCCCGCGCGGACCGCGGCCGACATCGGCCTGATCGCCGAATGCGTGCCGGACGACGAGCTGCCCGCGCACGCCATGGCGCTGGCGAAGCGGATGGCGAAACTGCCCGGCAACCAGCTCGAAATGCTCAAGCTGCTGTGCAACCAGACCGTGGAGAACATGGGTTTCGCCTCGTCGCGCACGCTCGGCACCTTCCTGGACGGGGTCGCGCGGCACACCAGGGAGGGCCGGGACTTCGTCGCGCGGGCCGGCGCGATCGGGTTCCGGCAGGCGGTCCGCGAGCGCGACGACCCCTTCGGGGACTACGGTTCCCGGCCTCAGCGAACCCAGGAGGGTTAG
- a CDS encoding CAP domain-containing protein encodes MLAGVGLAAGGYLVTRPSTTTPVMAVAAATPAPAWAATPLGSMTGVPALPSQSIPPLTPPPVSSSTAPASSTSAPVTSTEKPKPSTEPPKPKAASAPPSAAGEVLTLVNKARAEAGCSPVSTDARLVTAAQKHSDDMAARDYFSHTTPEGVSFAERIREAGYGKPGAENIAKGQATAAQVMSSWMNSDGHRRNILNCSLGKLGVGVNTAGRLWTQDFGY; translated from the coding sequence GTGCTGGCCGGTGTCGGCCTCGCCGCCGGCGGCTATCTGGTCACCCGCCCGTCGACGACCACGCCGGTGATGGCCGTCGCGGCGGCGACCCCGGCGCCCGCCTGGGCCGCGACCCCACTCGGCTCGATGACCGGTGTCCCTGCCCTGCCCAGCCAGAGCATCCCGCCCCTCACGCCCCCGCCGGTGTCCTCATCCACCGCTCCCGCGAGCAGCACGTCCGCTCCGGTCACCTCCACCGAAAAGCCGAAGCCGAGCACCGAACCGCCGAAGCCGAAGGCCGCGTCCGCCCCGCCGTCGGCCGCCGGCGAGGTGCTCACGCTGGTCAACAAGGCCAGGGCCGAGGCGGGCTGCTCCCCGGTTTCCACCGACGCGCGGCTGGTCACCGCCGCGCAGAAGCACAGCGACGACATGGCCGCGCGCGACTACTTCTCGCACACCACCCCGGAAGGCGTCTCCTTCGCCGAGCGCATCCGCGAAGCCGGCTACGGCAAGCCCGGCGCGGAGAACATTGCGAAGGGGCAGGCCACCGCGGCGCAGGTGATGTCCTCCTGGATGAACTCGGACGGGCATCGCCGCAACATCCTGAACTGCTCCCTCGGCAAGCTCGGCGTCGGCGTCAACACCGCCGGCCGGCTGTGGACCCAGGACTTCGGCTACTGA
- a CDS encoding CocE/NonD family hydrolase, translating to MRRSSRIFLLLSLLLALVGSSTTALASAQDTGTPAGIRYVRIPAAGGVTLGANVIEPGTPGPHPAVVFINSWTQGNYEYLAQAAKFAQRGYVVLSYTTRGVQDSGGQTDIAGEEDQADVSTVLDWLIANTSADPARIGASGVSLGSGLSLLGAARDPRIRAVGSLSTWGDLVPTLSFNGTPRAQVLLALGLGGLPTARLRPEQLQLFADALTDQNRERSLAFARERSPITYLDALNRNKPAVLLANALGESIFGPNQLTGFFEKLDLPKRLELAPGDHATAEISGLLGIPNPVWDSVGRWFDHYLAGQDTGIQREPAVKLTTSARATESYPDWASVSRRADRIPLGARGPVLSGVDSPAHGGVAVLSNALAQFTGVRPPLLLPTVLPGTGAVWQGPVNARPQRLRGTPRVHLTATPSASSGTVVAYLYDVDAFGAGALITHAPYSYSGVTPGEPLPIDLALEAEAYDLPAGHRLALVADTKDLLYADKDQLGSTISFTEGGWLDIPAS from the coding sequence GTGCGCCGATCCAGCCGGATTTTCTTGTTGCTCTCCTTACTTCTCGCACTCGTCGGCAGCAGCACCACCGCGCTGGCGAGCGCGCAAGATACCGGCACTCCTGCTGGTATCCGCTATGTTCGGATACCAGCGGCCGGCGGGGTGACGCTCGGTGCCAACGTCATCGAACCCGGCACCCCCGGCCCGCATCCGGCGGTGGTGTTCATCAACAGCTGGACGCAGGGCAACTACGAGTACCTGGCGCAGGCCGCGAAGTTCGCCCAGCGCGGCTACGTCGTGCTCTCCTACACGACCCGCGGCGTGCAGGACTCCGGCGGCCAGACCGACATCGCCGGCGAAGAGGACCAGGCGGACGTCTCGACCGTGCTGGACTGGCTGATCGCGAACACTTCGGCCGACCCGGCGCGGATCGGCGCGTCCGGCGTCTCGCTCGGCTCCGGGCTGAGCCTGCTCGGCGCCGCCCGCGATCCGCGGATCAGGGCGGTCGGCTCGCTGTCCACCTGGGGCGACCTGGTGCCGACGCTCAGCTTCAACGGCACCCCGCGCGCACAGGTGCTGCTCGCGCTCGGCCTCGGCGGGCTGCCCACCGCACGGCTGCGCCCGGAACAGCTCCAGCTCTTCGCGGACGCGCTCACCGACCAGAACCGGGAACGCTCACTCGCCTTCGCCCGCGAACGTTCGCCGATCACCTACCTGGACGCGCTCAACCGCAACAAGCCGGCCGTGCTGCTTGCGAACGCGTTGGGGGAGAGCATTTTCGGCCCGAACCAGCTGACCGGCTTCTTCGAGAAACTCGACCTGCCGAAACGGCTGGAGCTGGCCCCTGGCGATCACGCCACCGCGGAGATCAGCGGCCTGCTCGGCATCCCGAACCCGGTCTGGGACAGCGTCGGCCGCTGGTTCGATCATTACCTGGCCGGCCAGGACACCGGCATCCAACGCGAACCGGCGGTCAAGCTGACCACCAGCGCACGGGCCACCGAGAGCTACCCGGACTGGGCGAGCGTGTCCCGGCGGGCCGACCGGATCCCGCTCGGCGCCCGCGGGCCTGTTCTGTCCGGTGTGGACAGTCCGGCGCACGGCGGGGTGGCGGTGCTGTCCAACGCGCTGGCCCAGTTCACCGGGGTGCGGCCGCCGCTGCTGCTGCCCACCGTGCTGCCCGGCACCGGCGCGGTCTGGCAGGGCCCGGTGAACGCGCGGCCGCAACGGCTTCGCGGCACCCCGCGGGTGCACCTCACCGCCACCCCCAGCGCGAGCAGCGGCACGGTGGTGGCGTACCTGTACGACGTCGACGCCTTCGGTGCCGGCGCGCTGATCACGCACGCGCCCTACAGCTACTCCGGTGTCACGCCCGGCGAGCCGCTGCCGATCGACCTGGCGCTGGAAGCCGAGGCCTACGACCTCCCGGCCGGGCACCGGCTGGCGCTGGTCGCCGACACCAAGGACCTGCTCTACGCCGACAAGGACCAGCTCGGGAGCACGATCTCGTTCACCGAAGGCGGCT
- a CDS encoding crotonase/enoyl-CoA hydratase family protein — MSVRVERNGPVTTVILCSPEKRNAVDGPTAAALAAAFREFDADPDAAVAVLWGEGGTFCAGADLKALGTERSNRLAEDGDGPMGPTRMKLGKPVLAAISGHAVAGGLELALWCDLRIAEDDAVLGVFCRRWGVPLVDGGTVRLPRLIGVSHAMDLTLTGRAVNAEEALAMGLVNRVVLPGEARQAAEQLAADLARFPQTCLRQDRLSLLEQDGMAEDAAIANEFRHGMVSASADTLAGARRFAEGAGRHGDFSAI; from the coding sequence ATGTCGGTACGCGTGGAGCGGAACGGCCCGGTCACCACGGTCATCCTGTGCAGCCCGGAGAAGCGCAACGCGGTGGACGGCCCCACCGCGGCCGCGCTGGCGGCGGCGTTTCGCGAGTTCGACGCCGATCCGGACGCCGCCGTCGCGGTGCTGTGGGGTGAGGGCGGCACGTTCTGCGCCGGCGCGGACCTCAAGGCACTCGGCACCGAGCGGAGCAACCGGCTGGCCGAGGACGGCGACGGCCCGATGGGCCCGACCAGGATGAAGCTGGGCAAGCCGGTGCTCGCGGCCATTTCCGGGCACGCCGTGGCGGGTGGTCTGGAGCTGGCGCTGTGGTGCGACCTCCGAATCGCCGAGGATGACGCGGTGCTCGGTGTGTTCTGCCGCCGCTGGGGCGTGCCGCTGGTGGACGGCGGCACGGTCCGGCTGCCCAGGTTGATCGGCGTCAGCCACGCGATGGACCTGACCCTGACCGGGCGCGCGGTGAACGCCGAGGAGGCGCTGGCGATGGGACTGGTCAACCGGGTGGTGCTGCCCGGCGAGGCGCGGCAGGCGGCCGAGCAGCTGGCCGCGGACCTGGCCAGGTTCCCGCAGACCTGCCTGCGCCAGGACCGGTTGTCCCTGCTGGAACAGGACGGCATGGCGGAGGACGCGGCGATCGCGAACGAGTTCCGGCACGGCATGGTCTCGGCCTCCGCGGACACCTTGGCCGGCGCCCGCAGGTTCGCCGAGGGCGCCGGCCGGCACGGCGATTTCAGCGCGATCTGA